Proteins found in one Triticum urartu cultivar G1812 chromosome 4, Tu2.1, whole genome shotgun sequence genomic segment:
- the LOC125554527 gene encoding uncharacterized protein LOC125554527 gives ITFNHQDYSRSIRNAGWTALILDPIIDRLHFTQVLMDGGSALNLLYQDTIRKMGMDPTKIHHSNTSFQGVTPGPDAHCMGSLLLEVMFGSPDNFRREKLTFHIAPFSSSYQALLGREAFARFNAILHYASLTLKMPGPRGIISLKGNIEPRTRLGESGANI, from the exons atcaccttcaaccatcaggattactctagaagtatccggaacgcaggctggactgccctgaTATTAGATCCGATAATCGACAGACTCCACTTTACacaagtcctgatggacggcggcagtgctctaaacctgctatatcaggacacaatccgcaaaatggggatggACCCAACAAAAATTCACCATAGCAACACTTCCTTTCAAGGAGTAACTCCAGGCCCGGATGCCcattgcatgggttctctcctgctagaagttatgttcggctcccccgataacttccgccgcgaaaaactaaccttccacatcgccccattttcaagtagctatcaagcactactgggacgcgaagctttcgcccgctttaacgcaatactgcattatgcatctcttacgcttaagatgcccggtccacgaggcatcatctcactAAAGGGAAATATCGA accacggacacggctaggcGAGTCTGGAGCAAATATATAA